Proteins found in one Terribacillus sp. DMT04 genomic segment:
- a CDS encoding Na+/H+ antiporter subunit E: MAFQICINLLIAVMWTFLGESYNFSGFVIGYLVGIVLLFSLRRFLKGPFYLKRVYNIVILVLIFIKELLLSNLDITKLIYARRLNINPGIFTLETDLETDLEITLLAILITLTPGTVTVAVSPDKKKLYIHAMDIVDMQDAVHSIKNSFEKHIMEVTR, from the coding sequence ATGGCTTTTCAAATATGTATAAACTTACTGATTGCCGTAATGTGGACTTTTCTTGGCGAGTCCTATAACTTCTCCGGTTTCGTGATCGGTTATCTTGTCGGTATTGTTTTATTGTTCTCCCTAAGACGTTTCTTAAAAGGACCGTTTTACCTGAAGCGTGTGTATAATATAGTTATCTTAGTGCTCATTTTTATAAAAGAGCTGCTGCTCTCTAACCTGGATATTACAAAGCTTATATATGCCAGACGTTTAAATATTAATCCTGGCATATTCACCTTGGAAACAGATTTGGAAACAGATTTGGAGATCACACTTTTAGCTATTTTAATTACATTAACGCCAGGAACGGTAACAGTTGCTGTCTCTCCTGATAAGAAGAAACTCTATATCCATGCGATGGACATTGTCGATATGCAGGATGCCGTTCATTCCATTAAGAACAGCTTTGAGAAGCATATCATGGAGGTGACACGATGA